Part of the Bacillus sp. N1-1 genome, ATAGATAAGCTGTCAAGATCAAAGGCTGCTTCCACAACCTCTCCGGTAAAAGCGGCATTATTTTCTTTCACTGATCGGAAGCGCTCATCAAAATACGATTGTAGCTCTGGGGTTAGGTTTGAAAAGTAATCTGTTTCAAGATTTTCATATGCATAGATCCAGTCATTTAAGTACGTATTAACAGCGGAAATGATCAAATTTATTTCATCCTGATTCTGCACCGCTTCTGACTGATCAGCGGCTACTTCTTTTTCGATCACAACAGGCTCTGGTTCGCGATAGTCGATCGAAAAGAACGGAGCTTCTCCTTCAAAGTGAACGGAAGGGCTTTTCACAACGCCTGCTTCAAACGTTTTCTCTGCATGCATAACAACAGACCCATCCGTTGGATAAGGACCGATTTCTCCGACATCACCTACCGCGATGCCAGTGTCTTTTCCATTTATAAATAAGCGAGCATCTTCGTAGTTCGAATCTGGCATCACAAACGCGCCATTAACAGGCAAATCAACCTGCACGGTTTCCTCAGATGGAACGAGTTCGATCTCCGCTTCTCCACGCATCGTGTACCCTTCATTTTCTAATTTTGTTTCAAAATGATAGCTCCCTGGCAGAAATGGCCCGATTTTTTTACCATCTTCTCCAATCGTTCCGCTCTCTTCTTTATTAATGAAAAGCGTTGTTTTATTGAATTGTGTTCCTACCTCTACATAGATCGGGGCAGGAGCAATTACATAATCCTTAAATAGATAAAAAGCCTTCCCATCTTCCATTAACGTCATTTGAAGGAGCAAGCTTTCGTTCGGTTTGATAAGCGTATGATCGCTTAAGCCTCTAGCCTGTCTCTCCAAATCTTGAACAAGGAGTGTTCGTTGGTCAGGGTGATCTTTCAAAAGCGAAACAAAACTCGCAAGTTCAGCTTCCTGTGAAAGCAATGGATTTGTGTCAGGAATGAACTTCCCGATCGCCTCGTAATCCTCTTCCAAAAGCGCATCGCGAAACCGTTCCACTGTTCGTTCAGGAGATGTTACCCATTTTAACGTTAGAAAACTACCAATCAAGACAAGGATAATCCCTCCAATGATTGCTCCCCATAAAAGGCCTCTCGATTTGTTTAATGGCGGTTCCCTCGTTCTCGCTACTTTCTGTCCACACTTGACGCAAAACGCTCCAGCCTCGCTCCTCTTACACTGATTGCACCAATTCATCTATCCACCTCCGCCCATTATTCCAAATCATATGGGCGAGATTCCTATTTATGACTGCTATTCCAAACCGTTTTTTTAACATGATTTAGAACTTTTATCATATCTATGAAAAGGTCGGAAAAGCACTCGTTCTGCTCTTAACCTATTAAGATCGAACAGTAAAAGGAGGAGAAGGCATGTCAGATCTACAAACGAAAATAGGCGGAGGTTTATCAAAGCTTCAAGACGGCCTAAACCAAGGAAAAACGAAACTCCAAACAGCACAGGAAGTTTCTCAGTTAAAGAAGCATGCAAGTGATGCTGCTTCAAATCGAATGAAAGTCATCAACCAGCTTGGAGAGCTTACTTATCGCCTCCTTCGAAAAGGAGAAATCCAGCATTCTGATTTAACAGTACAAGTTGAGCGCCTTCTTCCATACGACCTGGAACTTTATCAAGCGAATCGTGCCCTCAGCCAAATGAAAAAAGAAGCAAGTGAACACGTTTGCGATTGCGGAGCCCCCATTCAAGTAGAGGATACGTTTTGTGGAAGCTGTGGAAGCAAAGTATTGATAGCCGAACCCCCTCAAGCACTCGCAACTCAACCGTGTGAACTGTGTAAGGAAGAAGT contains:
- a CDS encoding zinc ribbon domain-containing protein gives rise to the protein MSDLQTKIGGGLSKLQDGLNQGKTKLQTAQEVSQLKKHASDAASNRMKVINQLGELTYRLLRKGEIQHSDLTVQVERLLPYDLELYQANRALSQMKKEASEHVCDCGAPIQVEDTFCGSCGSKVLIAEPPQALATQPCELCKEEVPESARFCGCCGLKNG